The following are encoded in a window of Nakamurella sp. A5-74 genomic DNA:
- a CDS encoding ammonium transporter, whose translation MPEDAFKLDSGNTAFMILAAALVLLMTPGLALFYGGMTRSKSVLNMMMMSFGAMGVVAIIYVLWGYSMTFGPDKGGIIGNPFEFFGLNGLSDAIPLGIKNDAGADLFSSNSLMAGYGVPWTVAVGFQMTFAIITVALVSGAIADRVKFGTWMIFAAIWVTIVYFPIAHMVWGGGWLGGTGPIATSMSTPIDFAGGTVVHINAGMAGLILAIIIGKRRGFGKEPMKPHNLTLVMLGAALLWFGWFGFNAGSEFAADGIAGQAWLNTTVATAAAMLGWLVIEKLRDKHATSLGAASGVVAGLVAITPAAAAVDSIGAIFIGLIAGALCALAVSLKYRFGYDDSLDVVGVHLVGGLVGTILIGFFAHLPSDDPMLSTFAPPGAQNGLFYGGGWTQLGTQTVVALIAVAVSGVLTAIIALAIKYTIGWRVPEEDEADGIDITVHGETAYDIEVSGSGGSGGILKATGTAAAPAYIEKGVTA comes from the coding sequence ATGCCCGAAGATGCATTCAAACTCGACTCGGGGAACACCGCGTTCATGATCCTCGCGGCAGCACTCGTGCTGCTGATGACGCCGGGTCTCGCGTTGTTCTACGGAGGCATGACCCGCTCGAAGTCGGTCCTCAACATGATGATGATGTCGTTCGGCGCCATGGGCGTCGTCGCCATCATCTACGTGCTGTGGGGCTACTCGATGACCTTCGGCCCGGACAAGGGCGGCATCATCGGCAACCCGTTCGAGTTCTTCGGGCTCAACGGCCTCAGCGACGCCATCCCACTGGGAATCAAGAACGACGCAGGAGCCGACCTGTTCAGCTCCAACAGCCTGATGGCCGGGTACGGCGTGCCGTGGACGGTGGCCGTCGGCTTCCAGATGACGTTCGCGATCATCACCGTTGCCCTGGTCAGCGGCGCCATCGCCGACCGCGTCAAGTTCGGCACCTGGATGATCTTCGCCGCGATCTGGGTGACCATCGTCTACTTCCCGATCGCCCACATGGTCTGGGGCGGCGGCTGGCTGGGTGGCACCGGCCCGATCGCGACCAGCATGTCCACGCCGATCGACTTCGCCGGTGGCACCGTGGTCCACATCAACGCCGGAATGGCCGGTCTGATCCTGGCGATCATCATCGGCAAGCGTCGTGGTTTCGGCAAGGAGCCGATGAAGCCGCACAACCTCACTCTGGTGATGCTCGGCGCAGCGCTGCTGTGGTTCGGCTGGTTCGGCTTCAACGCCGGCTCTGAGTTCGCGGCGGACGGCATCGCCGGTCAGGCCTGGCTCAACACCACCGTGGCGACCGCGGCCGCCATGCTCGGCTGGCTGGTGATCGAGAAGCTGCGCGACAAGCACGCAACGTCCCTCGGCGCTGCCTCCGGGGTCGTCGCCGGTCTGGTTGCCATCACCCCGGCGGCAGCAGCGGTCGACTCCATCGGCGCCATCTTCATCGGGCTCATCGCCGGCGCACTGTGTGCGCTGGCCGTCAGCCTCAAGTACCGCTTCGGCTACGACGACTCGCTCGACGTGGTCGGCGTCCACCTGGTGGGCGGTCTGGTCGGCACGATCCTGATCGGGTTCTTCGCACACCTGCCGTCCGACGACCCGATGCTGTCCACCTTTGCTCCGCCCGGTGCCCAGAACGGCCTGTTCTACGGCGGTGGCTGGACCCAGCTGGGAACCCAGACCGTGGTGGCGCTCATTGCTGTTGCGGTCTCCGGCGTGCTCACCGCGATCATCGCGCTGGCGATCAAGTACACGATCGGTTGGCGGGTTCCCGAAGAGGACGAGGCCGACGGCATCGACATCACGGTGCACGGTGAAACTGCCTACGACATCGAGGTTTCCGGCAGCGGAGGGTCCGGTGGGATCCTCAAGGCCACCGGTACCGCAGCCGCGCCCGCGTACATCGAGAAAGGGGTCACCGCATGA
- the ftsY gene encoding signal recognition particle-docking protein FtsY has protein sequence MTSVPTWIWILIAVIVVLAVVFAVGLVLAKRRRVSLTPGEASTVEKTIAPERPRGGGYKAGGSISFSDGGGSGTSILDRPPAGPEPITVAPSEPTEAAEPVPVVVEPEPEPEPQPEPEPQPQPQPEPQPAPEPEPELQPAPEPEPELQPAPEPEPAPEPEPAPVEPAPVADLETPPVTDTEVDEIAPADGRLNRLRGRLSRSQNAFGRSMLGLLGAGTMDEDSWTDVEDTLLLADLGSQSSAEIAEKLRAEVAAHGVADAAGARALLRRVLVEAVDPTMDRSIRALPHDGRPSVVLVVGVNGTGKTTTTGKLARVLVAGGRSVVLGAADTFRAAAADQLQTWGERAGATVVRAAAGTDPAAVAFDAVKRGIADGADAVLIDTAGRLHTKTGLMDELGKVKRVVEKQAKVDEVLLVLDATTGQNGLVQARVFAEVVDITGIVLTKLDGTAKGGIVVAVQRALGVPVKLVGLGEGPDDLAPFEAGAFVDALLGD, from the coding sequence ATGACGTCCGTGCCCACTTGGATCTGGATCCTCATCGCCGTCATCGTCGTGCTCGCTGTCGTCTTCGCGGTGGGGTTGGTGCTGGCCAAGCGTCGACGCGTCTCGCTGACCCCCGGCGAGGCGTCGACCGTCGAGAAGACCATCGCGCCCGAGCGTCCCCGCGGCGGCGGATACAAGGCGGGCGGCTCGATCTCCTTCTCTGACGGCGGGGGATCCGGGACGTCGATCCTGGATCGACCGCCGGCCGGCCCGGAGCCGATCACAGTGGCGCCGAGCGAGCCCACTGAGGCTGCCGAGCCGGTGCCGGTCGTCGTCGAACCCGAACCCGAGCCCGAACCGCAGCCCGAGCCCGAACCGCAGCCGCAGCCGCAGCCCGAGCCGCAGCCGGCACCGGAGCCCGAACCCGAACTGCAGCCGGCGCCAGAGCCCGAACCCGAACTGCAGCCGGCGCCAGAGCCCGAACCGGCGCCCGAGCCCGAGCCGGCACCGGTCGAGCCCGCCCCGGTTGCCGACCTGGAGACTCCGCCGGTAACCGACACCGAGGTCGATGAGATCGCGCCGGCGGACGGCCGGCTCAACCGACTGCGCGGCCGCCTGAGCCGGTCGCAGAACGCCTTCGGTCGTTCGATGCTCGGCCTGCTCGGCGCCGGCACGATGGACGAGGACTCCTGGACGGACGTCGAGGACACCCTGCTGCTGGCCGACCTCGGCTCGCAGTCGTCCGCAGAGATCGCTGAGAAGCTCCGCGCCGAGGTCGCCGCCCACGGTGTCGCCGACGCAGCCGGCGCCCGCGCCCTGCTGCGCCGGGTGCTCGTGGAGGCCGTTGATCCGACGATGGACCGCAGCATCCGTGCGCTGCCGCACGACGGCCGCCCGTCGGTGGTGCTCGTCGTCGGTGTGAACGGCACCGGCAAGACCACCACCACCGGCAAGCTCGCCAGGGTGCTTGTCGCCGGTGGCCGGTCGGTCGTGCTGGGCGCCGCTGACACGTTCCGGGCAGCTGCCGCCGATCAACTTCAGACCTGGGGGGAGCGCGCCGGTGCCACCGTCGTCCGCGCTGCGGCCGGGACCGATCCGGCCGCGGTCGCCTTCGATGCGGTCAAGCGCGGCATCGCGGACGGCGCCGACGCGGTGCTGATCGACACCGCAGGCCGGCTGCACACCAAGACCGGGCTGATGGACGAACTCGGCAAGGTGAAGCGAGTCGTCGAGAAGCAGGCGAAGGTCGACGAGGTCCTGCTGGTGCTCGATGCGACCACCGGCCAGAACGGGCTCGTGCAGGCCCGCGTCTTCGCCGAGGTCGTCGACATCACCGGCATCGTGCTCACCAAGCTCGACGGCACGGCCAAGGGCGGCATCGTGGTCGCCGTCCAGCGGGCACTCGGTGTGCCGGTCAAGCTCGTCGGCCTGGGTGAAGGACCGGACGATCTGGCGCCGTTCGAGGCCGGCGCGTTCGTCGACGCCCTGTTGGGCGACTGA
- a CDS encoding MarR family transcriptional regulator, producing the protein MAASRVLVAISARSIAAVQDVADLLHIRALVVIAGRGSVSLSELAEFTDLHLTRASRLCVRLEAKGLIVRAQDPDNRRQLDLTLTTAGRHLVEGVMERRREALEQLLLRLRETMTLKQSAALIPALQAFAAAAGEPTDTDLWGMGWTNA; encoded by the coding sequence ATGGCCGCAAGTCGAGTGCTGGTGGCCATCAGCGCCCGGTCAATCGCCGCGGTCCAGGACGTCGCCGACCTGCTGCACATCCGGGCACTGGTCGTGATCGCCGGCCGCGGATCGGTGTCGCTGTCCGAGCTCGCGGAGTTCACAGATCTGCACCTGACCAGAGCCAGTCGGCTCTGCGTGCGACTGGAGGCCAAGGGCCTGATCGTGCGGGCCCAGGATCCCGACAACCGCCGTCAACTGGACCTGACGTTGACAACCGCCGGTCGACACCTCGTGGAGGGCGTCATGGAACGACGCCGAGAAGCGTTGGAGCAACTACTGCTGCGCCTGCGCGAGACCATGACACTGAAGCAGAGCGCCGCGCTGATTCCGGCCTTGCAAGCGTTCGCTGCGGCAGCCGGCGAACCAACAGACACCGATCTGTGGGGCATGGGATGGACCAACGCCTGA
- a CDS encoding sodium:calcium antiporter, with translation MSSWPSLVLLLMFLVSAAVIWGAGIKLSEYTDVLAERMHLGQALGGVVLLAVATNLPEIAITVSAAMSGDVEVAVGNILGGIALQTVVLVLIDAFGTRERKPLTYLAGSLTLLVEAALVIAVLCVVVAGSQLPADLIALRLTPGPVLILVLWVVGLGLISGPGSRLPWTDRGEAPGSQQKPRGHSRTATEQRASARKISTTRAATVFGVAALLTLGAGVVIERSGESFFGNLGLSGILFGATVLAAATSLPEVSTGLAAARSGDYKLAMGDIFGGNAFLPVLFLLVTLISGKAVLPQAQAADIYLTALGALLTLVYLLGLLFRPRRQVLRMGVDSLTVLVLYALGVVGLIALQ, from the coding sequence GTGTCCTCGTGGCCATCGCTGGTGTTGCTGCTGATGTTCCTGGTGTCGGCGGCTGTCATTTGGGGTGCTGGGATCAAGCTGTCGGAGTACACCGATGTGCTGGCTGAGCGCATGCACCTCGGTCAGGCCCTCGGCGGCGTGGTGCTCCTCGCGGTGGCGACGAATCTGCCGGAGATCGCGATCACGGTCAGCGCCGCCATGTCCGGCGACGTGGAGGTGGCGGTCGGCAACATCCTCGGTGGGATCGCCCTGCAGACCGTCGTGCTCGTGCTGATCGACGCGTTCGGCACGCGGGAACGGAAACCGCTGACCTACTTGGCAGGCAGTCTCACCCTGTTGGTCGAGGCCGCCCTGGTGATCGCCGTCCTGTGCGTGGTGGTCGCCGGCAGCCAATTACCGGCCGATCTGATCGCCCTCCGGCTGACCCCGGGCCCCGTGCTCATCCTCGTCCTGTGGGTCGTGGGTCTGGGGCTCATCAGTGGCCCGGGCAGCCGACTGCCCTGGACCGACCGGGGCGAGGCCCCGGGCAGTCAGCAGAAGCCCCGCGGCCATTCCCGTACTGCCACCGAGCAGCGGGCCTCGGCCCGCAAGATCAGCACGACCAGAGCTGCCACGGTGTTCGGCGTTGCCGCACTGTTGACTCTCGGTGCGGGTGTCGTGATCGAGCGAAGTGGTGAAAGCTTCTTCGGCAACCTCGGGTTGTCCGGGATCCTTTTCGGGGCCACCGTTCTGGCCGCGGCGACGTCGCTGCCCGAGGTGTCCACCGGCCTCGCGGCGGCACGCAGCGGCGACTACAAACTCGCCATGGGCGACATCTTCGGCGGCAACGCCTTCCTGCCTGTGCTTTTTCTGCTTGTCACCCTGATCAGCGGTAAAGCCGTCCTTCCGCAAGCGCAGGCCGCCGACATCTATCTGACAGCCCTCGGCGCACTGCTGACCCTCGTCTACCTGCTCGGCCTGCTGTTCCGGCCCCGCCGGCAGGTCCTGCGGATGGGGGTGGACTCGCTGACGGTGCTCGTTCTGTACGCCCTGGGCGTCGTCGGTCTGATCGCGCTGCAATGA